Genomic DNA from Dehalococcoidia bacterium:
AGCAGGCGCAACGCCGGCAACCGCCTCCGCAGCCAGCGCCCCGCCTCATCGCCGCTCAGCCGAGTCTCGCCGGGTCTGAGCACCGCGGCCGGCGCCTCGCTCGGTCTCTCGGGCTCGAACGTAAGCTGGCCAAACAGATCGAAGGACCGCAGCACGCGTGCGCCGCGCCGGACGCGGGGATCGCCCGCATCGATCGCCAGCCGGGCGCGCGGCATCAGTCGGATCGGCCAGCGGCTACACATACGCTGCCACCAGCCTTCCACGTCGGTGAACAGCACATAGCCGATCAGCATCGCCGCGCTGAACTGCGGAATGTTCATGCTGTACTCGATGCCCAGGTGCAAAAGCAGACCGTTCAGCAGCACGAACGGCCGCAACGGCGGGATCCAGACGAGAAACGCCATTGCCGTTTCCACGGCCAGCGTCCAGTAGGTCGCCAGATTCACCAGCAGCAGCGAGTGCGCGAGGAACGGCACAGGAAAGTGGTGGAACTCCTCAAGGCGCGTGGTGTAGTACAGCGCCGTGCCGTTGACCCATGCCTGCCCCTTCAGCTTCAGCAACACCGTCGAGGCGTAGACCAGGGCTATCTGAAGCTGTAAGATGCGCTGTGCCCAGGGCGGCGTCAGCGGCGGCCGCTCCGGGGCACGGCCGCGCGCCAGGGCGCGCAGGCGATCAACGGAGAACGCGGCGCCGCACGGCGCCAGGATCAAATAGAAGCCGCTGACCCGCAGCACCACATCCGCCCCATTGAGCGCCAGGGGATTGGCCCGCCCGATCGAGATCAGGCCGATGAACACGGCCGCCGCGCTCCAACGTGAGTAGAGGCCGATCGCCAGGCAGACGGCCGCGAATCCGAGCGCGACGAAGAACAGGCGCACCGCCAGCGGATCGGTCAGCCAGAACAGCACGCTCGGATGCGGCTCGCGGCCCCACCACAGGTCCCCGAGCCACAACTGGTGGTGGGCCACTGCCGGCGCGAGCATCGCCTTGCTGCCAAAGAAGTCGTCCACGCTAGGGAGGAAGAGCAGCACGAAGATCAGTACGCAGAGGCCGTAGAGCGCCCGGTAGAGACCAATGGTCACGGTCGAGATCGGCTCGAACCAGAAGCAGCACCAGGCGCGCCAGGGCGCCAGTAACGGCGCAATGAACCGGCGGACGTCGACGGGCCAGCGGCTCATTGCAGGTCGCTTCTGCTGATCGGCTGCTGGAAGAACTGGTAGCTGCTCCAGGCGTGTGGCGGGTCGTGACTGATGTCGCCGTTCGCGGGGGGCGGCGGCACCTCCCACCAACTGCGGATCAGCGTCACCAGCACCGGCGGATTCGCCGGATTCCCGACATTCTGCCGCGCCACCCAGCGCGCCAGATCCGGCCAAATCGCGGCGTAGGCGTCGAGGTGCGCGTACTCTTCGTACTTGCGGAAACGCTCCAGGCGGTAGCGCGTCACGAAGTCTAGCTGATCCATGCGGGGGAACGACCAGTCGCGCTTCGAGCCGTCGCTGTAGCGAATTTGCGCGTGGATGTAGAGGTTGAGATTCGCCGGCTCCGGCGCGAACATGCCCCAGCTCTGCCAGATGCCGGCGAAGTTGATGTAGCGATCGCTGACTCCCTGCACGGCACTGCGCGCCTGTGACGCCGGCAGCAGCCACACCAGCACCGCGGCGATGTGCAGCAGGATCAGCACGGACAGCGCGGCCCGGCGCGGCGCGCCGTAATGCGACGCCTGTCGTGGCTCGTCGATCCCAAGCGCTGTCGCGTCGCGTCGTGCCATCGCCGTCGCCTTGCGCCATTCAGGGTACTACGCCAGGTGTCGCACCGACCGCACCTGTGATCAGCGGCGGCAACGCCGGCGCTCAGCACCGCAAGAAACCGTTGGCTCGACGAACCGTGTGTCCGTGGCCGCCGCCAACCGATCGGCGCCTTTGCCCCTCGCCGTGCTCAGGCGCCTCCTGAGCCGGTCAGCAGGCTGCGGGCGACGGACGCCTCGTCCCAGGGTAACGAGCCCTGCGGTGTCTGGATCGAGTGTTCGTGGCCTTTGCCCGTAAGCAGCACGAGGTCGCCGGAGCGGGCCAGCGAGAAGGCCCGCGCGATGGCGGCCCGGCGGTCGATCTGCCGCTCAAACTGACGCCCTTCACATGCGCCCGCGGCGATCATCGCCTCGGCGATCTCACCGACAATCGCTGCCGGATCTTCGCCACGCGGGTCCTCGGAGGTCAGCACCGCGTAATCGGCGGACCGCGCGGCCACGGCGCCCATGCCCGTCCGCCGTTCGCCGCCGCGCTCGCCCGCGCAGCCGAAAACGGCGATCAGCCGGCCATGGGTGAGCGGCCGCAAGGTCTCCAGCACCTTCTGAAACGAGGCGGCCGTGTGCGCGTAGTCAATGATCACGGTGAACGGCTGGCCGGCGTCGAGGCGCTGCATGCGGCCGGGGACGCCGGCGAAGCTCTCCAGCCCACCGGCGATGACCGCGGGAGCGATTCCCAGCCCGATCGCCACCGCCGCGGCCGCCAGCGCGTTTGCAACGTTGAAGCGTCCGGGCAACCCCAGCCGCGTGCGTACGGTCCCCGCGGGGGTCTGAAGCAGCAGCGCGCTGCCGTCGGGTTGCAGGTCAATCTCGCGGGCACGTACGTCCGCCGCGGCGTCGATGCCGTATGTCAGGCGGCTGGCGCGGGTGGCGGCGGCCATGCGCGCTGAGGCCGGGTCGTCGGCGTTCAGCACGGCGAGCTTGGGCACGCCCTTGTCGATCGAAAGATCCAGCATAGCGAAGAGCCGCGCCTTGGCCGCGGCGTACGCGTCGACGGTGCCGTGGAAATCGAGGTGATCCGGGCTGAGGTTGGTGAAGACCGCGACGTCGTACTCGCAGTGGTCGAGCTTGTGCAGCTCCAGGCCGTGGCTGGTCGACTCCAGCACCGCGTGGCTCGCCCCGGCCTGCACCATCCGCCGCAACAGCTGCTGCACTTCCAGCGCCTCCGGTGTGGTCTGGCGTGAATCGTTCTCCTCCCAGGCCGCGCCGATCTTGAAGGCCGCCGTCGAAAAGAGGCCGCTGCGGTGGCCCGCGGCCTCCAGAACCGTGCTTATGAGATAGCTGGTTGTGGTCTTGCCGTCTGTGCCGGTGACGCCGATCGTGACCAACTCGCGCGCCGGGTAGCCGAACCAGGTCGCGGCGAGCGTCGCCAATGCGGCCCGCGGATCGTCCACTCCGATCAGCCGCCGGCCATACGCGGCGGCGACCGGTTCAAGCTGTTCCCGTTTCTCTGTTTCCGCCACCGCGGCCGCGGCGCCACGGCGGAACGCGTCCCCGAGGTACGCGGCCCCATCGACGTGATACCCGGCTATCGCCACGAACAGAGCGCCGCTGGTGACGCGGCGCGAGTCGTAGCAGAGGCCCGTGATCGCCGCGTCCGCCCCGGCGAGCGGCGGCAACCCGAGCGCATGGATCAGCGCGGAAAGCAGCACGTCCGGCCCCGATCCCGTGGACTCTGCGACGGCGCGCCGCGTCCGTCCCCTGCATTGTGCATGCGTCCGCTTCCGGACGACAAACCTGGCGCGCTCCCCGCGCACGGCGCCGGCGGCGCTGCTACCGGGCGCTTATGTCGCCAAATCGCCACATCTGCGCGTTCTCGCGCAAGCTTCATGTGATAGTATCCCCGGCGAGGCGTTATGTTCGAGCGACGTATCGCGCCCGCGGAGCGACCGCGCAGCCGGACCGAAGCGCGATATTCTCCGACAGGCCACGCTACTCGGTTCGCGGGGACGTTCGCCGCGGCTCTCACGCTGGCGCTGGCGCTGCTGGTGGGCGCCGGCTTTACCGCCGTGCGAGCGCCCCACGCGATGGCCGCGGGCGGCTGCGCACTCTCGCGGCCATCGCTGGCGCAGGACTTCGAAGAGGCCGATCTGCTGCGGCGCCTGAACGAGTACCGAACGCGCAACGGCCTCGGCGCGCTGGCGCTCTCCCCCGCATTGATGGCCGCGGCCGCCTGGAAAAGCACGGATCTTGGCGCGAACGCCTACTTCTCCCACGACGATCTGTTCCGCTCCTGGCTGCAACGGCTGCGCGACTGCGGCTACACGGCCAGCGTCAACGTCGCCGAAAACCTCGCCGCCGGCAACGCGGACGCGGCCTCGACCTTCGCGCAGTGGCAGAGTTCGAGCGGTCACAACGTCAACATGCTCAATCCGTCCATGCGCGTTGTCGGCATCGCCCGCGCCTTCTCAGCCAGCTCGCCCTACGGCTGGTACTGGACCGCGGACTTCGCCGCCGTCGCCGACGGTGACGTTGCGGCCGCATCGCCTCCGCCGGCGGCGCCTGCCGGCGGCCACGGCGCCGTGACCGCGGACGGCGCCGCGACGACGAGCAGCTCCGGCGCCGCGCCTGCTCTCAACGCAACCGTCGTCGTGAGCGGGACGGGCGACTGCCTGCGCGTGCACGACGCGCCCACGATCGGCGCGAACGTCGTTGGCTGCCTGCCCGACGGCACCGCGATGATCGTCTCCGCCGGGCCAATCTCGGCCGACGGTTACACCTGGTGGAAGCTTGGCGCGCTCGGCTGGGCGGCCGGCCAATATCTCGCCGCGGGCCAGTAGCAGCGTTCCCGCTGCCGACGAGGCGGTGTGATGGCCGGCAGTGCAGCGGCGGCGGACGCGGCGTTCAGGGCGGCCTGTAAGCCGGGTTCTGTCTGCTCGGCAGCGCCGAGGAGACGGCCATCTCTCTAGGCCGCGCGTCGCCGTGCGGCTCGTCGCCGGCGAACATCCGTAGATGCCAGCCGGCTGCAGCAACGTACCCGGGGACTGGCCGGGCGCCCTGCTCCCGGTCCGCGGACCGGGGTTGCGTCCCCTGTTCGTCTTGCTCCGGATGGGGTTTGCACGGCCGGCGCGTTACCGCGCCGCCGGTGGGCTCTTACCCCGCCATTTCACCCTTACCGGCCGTGGCCGGCGGTATGTTTCTGTTGCGCTGTCCGTCGGGTTGCCCCGCCCGGGTGTTACCCGGCATCCTCGCCCGGAGGAGCCCGGACTTTCCTCCCCGTTTGCACGGAGCGGCCGTCCGGCCGCCCTGAACGCCTACCCAGTGTACCTCGTCGGCCGGCGTCATTCAGTCGTGCCGGCGCTTGACGATTGTTCGCCTTCGTCCTATGACAATCGCATGAAGGATGCGTGGCGAATTCGTTCCGCTGTCGGCCCGGCCGTCGCCGCGGATGCCCGGCCGTGACCCTGCTGAGCGCTGCGCTCGCCTTTCTGGCCGTTGACCTGCTGGCGGTGGCCGGAGGGCCGCCGTGGCTCGCCGTGCTGATTGCAGCGCCTGCCGCCTGGCTGCTGCCGGCACGACAGCGGCGCGGGCGGCTTGGCCATCTGGCGCTGGCCCTTGGGGTCGTCGCCTTCGCCATTTGGTATCTGCCTCCCCGGGTCGCGCCGGCCAGGGTCGGCGCCGTGGCGAGCCTCGCCGGCCGGCAGGTGCGGCTGCTGGTGCGCGCCGAGGGCGACGGTGATCCCCACCCCGCGTACGACGCCGTCACCGCCCAGGTGCTCGCACGAGCTGATGGCGGCGGCTCGCTCGACGGGCGGCTGCGGCTGTTGCTGCCCCCGCAGTCGGACGTGCGCGACGACGACGAGTGGCTCGTCGCCGGTGTGATCGAAGCCGTCCCAGCAGACGGCGGCTACGGCGCCTGGCTGCGCGACAACGGCTTCGACGGCTCCCTGGCGCCGCGGCTGGCGCAGTTGCAGCGGCGAGCAGCTACACCCCCCTGGATCCGTTTCTGGCGCCGGCTGCGGCTGCAATCGCTGCGGGGCTTGCGGGCGTCGTTGCCGCCGCGAGAGGCCGCGCTGGCGGAGACGCTCGTGTTCGGCGGGCGCCACGTGCTGCCCGCTGCGCTTCAGGCCGACCTTGCCGCCACGGGCACGACCCATCTGGCAACGGTGTCGGCCTTTAATTTGGTGCTCCTCTACGGGCTCGTGCTCGCGTCGCTCGCGCCCGTGCTGGGTCGCCGGCCGGCGCTGCTTCTGGCCCTTGCCGTGGCGAGCTGGTACGCACTCTCCGTCGGCATGCGTCCGCCGGTGCTGCGCGGCGAGATCCTGCTGCTCGGCCTGGCGCTCGCCGGGCTCTCCGGGCGGCCGCGCAGCAGCCTGATCGCGCTGGTGGACGCGGCCGTGTTGCTGCTCATCCCGCGGCCCGACCTGCTGCGCGACGCCGCCTACCAACTCACGTTCGCCGCGGCCGCCGCGCTCACCGTGCTGGCGCCCGCGCTGGTCCTCGGCCTGCAGCCTGCCCTGCCGGAGTACGAAGCGCGGAGTGCGCGCCGCGCCGCCGCGGCGGCTCTGGCGAGCGGCTCCGCCATTGCGCTCGCCACGCTGCCGTTGGTCGCCGTCCGCTTCGGCACCGTGTCGCCTTATGCGGCGCTGGCCAACGCCCTGATCAACCCGCTGCTGCCCGCGATGACGCTGCTGGCGCTGATCGCGGGCCTTGCCGTCTCGCTCGCCGGGTGGCTGGCGCCGCTGGCTGCGCCGCTCTGGCTGCTGCTGCTGTTCACCGAGCGGATCGCGCACCTCTTTGCGTCGCTCCCGCTGTCTGGCTCGCACGCGGCATTCTCAAGCGCGCTGTTCTCGGCCGGCTGTGTGCTTGCCGTCCTTGCCCTTTCGGCCTGGCTGCGCCGCGCCGCTGGCGCCGGACGGGGCGGGGTCCGAGGAACCGGGCGGACGCCCGTGCGCAACTTCGTACGCGCCTCGTGGGCGTACGCGGGCGGCGCCGCGGTAGCGGCAGCGCTGGTGCTGCCCGGTCTGACCTTGCCATCCGCCGGCGCGGCCCCCGCGTCCGGCGCAAGCGTGGCCGTGCTTCCGGTCGGCGGCGCGACGGTTCTGCTGGTAACCGGGGAAAACCGCATGCGACTGCTGCTGAGCGACAGCGATGCCCCGGATGCGCTCGCCTACGCGCTCGAGGATGCGCTGCCGGCCGGCGTCACGATCACGGCCGCCATTCCGCTCGATCGGAGGCCGCAAACGGCCCAGGCGCTGCATGCGGTTGCCGGAGACCGTATGCTCTGCCCGACCGCGTCCGAGAGCGCCGTCTGCGCGGGGCGACCGCCTGCGGCCGGTGACGGCCCGTTCGAGATCGCGCTTGGGCCAGACGCCACGCTGAGTGTCGCGGCGGATTCTGCATTTGAACCGATCGTGCTGCTGCGGGTCGCCGGGCAGACGATCCTGCTGGCGGGCGAGCCAGCAGCCGCGACCGGCAGCGAGCGCACTCATGTCGACGTCGCGCTTTTGCCGGGCTGGAGCCGCGGCACGTCGCATCGGTGGCTTGCATCACTCTCGCCGGGTGCGGTGGTGCTGCTGGGAAACTGGCCCGCCGAAGCCGTGCGCTCGCTGCAGGCGTTGCTCCCATCGGCGATGGTACGCCGGGCCGGCGTGGGCGGTTCGCTGTTGCGCTTCGCCCCGGCTTCGTCGCGGACCCACCCGGCGAGCTCGAGCCGCTGAGTCCGTGCCCGCAGCGGGTGATACGATGCTTCGCGGCGAACCAGCGCCCCGAACGAG
This window encodes:
- a CDS encoding UDP-N-acetylmuramoyl-L-alanyl-D-glutamate--2,6-diaminopimelate ligase — translated: MLLSALIHALGLPPLAGADAAITGLCYDSRRVTSGALFVAIAGYHVDGAAYLGDAFRRGAAAAVAETEKREQLEPVAAAYGRRLIGVDDPRAALATLAATWFGYPARELVTIGVTGTDGKTTTSYLISTVLEAAGHRSGLFSTAAFKIGAAWEENDSRQTTPEALEVQQLLRRMVQAGASHAVLESTSHGLELHKLDHCEYDVAVFTNLSPDHLDFHGTVDAYAAAKARLFAMLDLSIDKGVPKLAVLNADDPASARMAAATRASRLTYGIDAAADVRAREIDLQPDGSALLLQTPAGTVRTRLGLPGRFNVANALAAAAVAIGLGIAPAVIAGGLESFAGVPGRMQRLDAGQPFTVIIDYAHTAASFQKVLETLRPLTHGRLIAVFGCAGERGGERRTGMGAVAARSADYAVLTSEDPRGEDPAAIVGEIAEAMIAAGACEGRQFERQIDRRAAIARAFSLARSGDLVLLTGKGHEHSIQTPQGSLPWDEASVARSLLTGSGGA
- a CDS encoding CAP domain-containing protein gives rise to the protein MGAGFTAVRAPHAMAAGGCALSRPSLAQDFEEADLLRRLNEYRTRNGLGALALSPALMAAAAWKSTDLGANAYFSHDDLFRSWLQRLRDCGYTASVNVAENLAAGNADAASTFAQWQSSSGHNVNMLNPSMRVVGIARAFSASSPYGWYWTADFAAVADGDVAAASPPPAAPAGGHGAVTADGAATTSSSGAAPALNATVVVSGTGDCLRVHDAPTIGANVVGCLPDGTAMIVSAGPISADGYTWWKLGALGWAAGQYLAAGQ
- a CDS encoding ComEC/Rec2 family competence protein; the protein is MTLLSAALAFLAVDLLAVAGGPPWLAVLIAAPAAWLLPARQRRGRLGHLALALGVVAFAIWYLPPRVAPARVGAVASLAGRQVRLLVRAEGDGDPHPAYDAVTAQVLARADGGGSLDGRLRLLLPPQSDVRDDDEWLVAGVIEAVPADGGYGAWLRDNGFDGSLAPRLAQLQRRAATPPWIRFWRRLRLQSLRGLRASLPPREAALAETLVFGGRHVLPAALQADLAATGTTHLATVSAFNLVLLYGLVLASLAPVLGRRPALLLALAVASWYALSVGMRPPVLRGEILLLGLALAGLSGRPRSSLIALVDAAVLLLIPRPDLLRDAAYQLTFAAAAALTVLAPALVLGLQPALPEYEARSARRAAAAALASGSAIALATLPLVAVRFGTVSPYAALANALINPLLPAMTLLALIAGLAVSLAGWLAPLAAPLWLLLLFTERIAHLFASLPLSGSHAAFSSALFSAGCVLAVLALSAWLRRAAGAGRGGVRGTGRTPVRNFVRASWAYAGGAAVAAALVLPGLTLPSAGAAPASGASVAVLPVGGATVLLVTGENRMRLLLSDSDAPDALAYALEDALPAGVTITAAIPLDRRPQTAQALHAVAGDRMLCPTASESAVCAGRPPAAGDGPFEIALGPDATLSVAADSAFEPIVLLRVAGQTILLAGEPAAATGSERTHVDVALLPGWSRGTSHRWLASLSPGAVVLLGNWPAEAVRSLQALLPSAMVRRAGVGGSLLRFAPASSRTHPASSSR
- a CDS encoding HTTM domain-containing protein; its protein translation is MSRWPVDVRRFIAPLLAPWRAWCCFWFEPISTVTIGLYRALYGLCVLIFVLLFLPSVDDFFGSKAMLAPAVAHHQLWLGDLWWGREPHPSVLFWLTDPLAVRLFFVALGFAAVCLAIGLYSRWSAAAVFIGLISIGRANPLALNGADVVLRVSGFYLILAPCGAAFSVDRLRALARGRAPERPPLTPPWAQRILQLQIALVYASTVLLKLKGQAWVNGTALYYTTRLEEFHHFPVPFLAHSLLLVNLATYWTLAVETAMAFLVWIPPLRPFVLLNGLLLHLGIEYSMNIPQFSAAMLIGYVLFTDVEGWWQRMCSRWPIRLMPRARLAIDAGDPRVRRGARVLRSFDLFGQLTFEPERPSEAPAAVLRPGETRLSGDEAGRWLRRRLPALRLLAPFAPLAPQLLGVGWLGCREGRSTDEGQPAIDAEMQRAAVSPVAGDETVAGSP